One genomic window of Nitrosomonas sp. Is35 includes the following:
- a CDS encoding ribonuclease T2 family protein: protein MITLRKSMVFQVFLIALAIGHAHPVWADKVSGVFTAQQACPAYVSKNKATNPDNKQILAGSQYDIIEVIKPGQPSWYRVVLPNADPKERWVSAECGQAQITGGGTGDGGNSGGSCNTAGQADSYVLALSWQPAFCETKPDKAECKITDPKVYQARHFALHGLWPNKKSCGIQYGFCGDVKGQKSNFCDYPPVQLDADSTASLAEVMPSVTSGSCLERHEWFKHGTCQASWSMGGYFDLAADLTRQFNDAGAAYFMNRRIGQQVRTEDFLGRVVAVLGPAVKDRIKLTCNQGMLVEVQLNLSADLKPGADLEKLLENAPLQGKSNCGDTFLVDAIGQ from the coding sequence ATGATAACGCTAAGAAAAAGTATGGTATTTCAAGTTTTTCTAATTGCGCTGGCCATCGGTCATGCTCACCCCGTATGGGCGGATAAAGTATCCGGTGTTTTTACCGCGCAGCAGGCCTGTCCGGCGTATGTATCAAAAAATAAAGCGACCAATCCGGATAATAAGCAGATTCTTGCAGGCAGCCAGTACGACATTATCGAAGTGATTAAACCCGGCCAGCCCAGCTGGTACCGGGTGGTTCTGCCCAATGCAGACCCCAAAGAACGCTGGGTAAGCGCCGAATGCGGTCAAGCTCAGATTACCGGCGGCGGAACGGGGGATGGTGGAAATTCCGGCGGTAGCTGCAACACAGCCGGTCAGGCGGATAGTTATGTGCTGGCGCTGTCGTGGCAGCCCGCTTTCTGTGAAACCAAACCGGACAAAGCGGAATGTAAGATTACCGATCCCAAGGTGTATCAAGCCCGGCATTTTGCATTGCACGGCTTATGGCCGAACAAAAAAAGCTGCGGCATACAGTACGGTTTTTGCGGCGATGTCAAAGGGCAGAAAAGCAATTTCTGCGATTATCCACCAGTTCAACTGGATGCCGATTCCACCGCGTCATTAGCCGAAGTGATGCCCAGTGTGACATCAGGTTCCTGTCTTGAACGGCATGAATGGTTCAAGCATGGCACTTGCCAGGCGAGCTGGTCGATGGGAGGTTATTTTGATCTGGCGGCCGATTTGACGCGTCAGTTCAACGATGCCGGGGCGGCTTACTTCATGAATCGCCGGATCGGTCAGCAGGTTCGCACGGAAGATTTTCTCGGCCGTGTGGTTGCGGTGCTTGGCCCCGCGGTTAAAGATCGTATTAAGCTGACCTGTAATCAAGGCATGCTGGTCGAAGTGCAGCTGAATTTGTCGGCTGACCTGAAGCCGGGCGCCGATCTGGAGAAACTGCTGGAGAATGCGCCGCTGCAAGGTAAATCCAATTGCGGCGATACTTTCCTGGTTGATGCGATCGGGCAGTAA
- a CDS encoding M10 family metallopeptidase C-terminal domain-containing protein, whose amino-acid sequence MPSITDDYRIDAVLAGSDIRWDAGPSGTVALTYSFMSALPVYANPAHDGNGFSVMTSDQKTAVREILATLSSQFNITFTEVSDSASSYGQLRFGNNSQAATAGYAYYPEKLTGDTAGDLYINNVAAVSQTTHVVQGTNAYSTLIHEIGHTLGLKHPGDYNAADPGSSNPNDGPFLTGVEDSELFSIMSYTQQSQGLERINLAPYDYAALAYLYNTKPVHTGDDTYTFTTDSGHVVQTIYDDGGTDTLDASGLTTAVTLNLNPAAPGTLSSVGLIPAGLAAIDNLSLGLNAVIENAIGGSGNDKLTGNSANNTLIGNNGNDTLIGRLGSDSMTGGEGSDIFGLSSVGFYTFQDFVPGVDKVAFDTGLGVADYTQLSPYITSIDAQGDDIVVHFVSDIASITFVGVLQQSTSLSVSDVVFQAL is encoded by the coding sequence ATGCCGAGTATTACGGACGATTATCGTATTGACGCTGTACTGGCGGGCAGTGACATCCGCTGGGATGCGGGACCCAGCGGAACCGTGGCGTTGACGTACAGCTTCATGTCGGCGTTACCGGTATATGCAAATCCGGCTCACGATGGCAACGGTTTCAGCGTAATGACCAGCGATCAGAAAACCGCCGTGCGGGAAATCCTGGCTACACTGTCGTCGCAATTCAACATCACATTCACCGAGGTGTCTGATTCCGCGTCATCGTACGGCCAGCTTCGTTTCGGCAATAATTCCCAGGCAGCGACAGCCGGTTATGCCTATTATCCGGAAAAATTAACCGGCGATACCGCGGGCGATCTGTACATCAACAATGTCGCCGCGGTATCGCAAACAACCCACGTGGTACAGGGTACGAATGCCTATTCGACTTTGATTCACGAAATCGGCCATACGCTTGGATTGAAGCATCCGGGCGATTACAACGCAGCGGATCCTGGATCATCGAATCCCAATGACGGACCGTTCTTGACCGGCGTGGAGGATTCGGAACTATTCAGCATCATGTCGTACACCCAGCAAAGCCAAGGACTCGAGCGGATCAATCTGGCACCGTATGATTATGCAGCGCTGGCTTATCTTTATAATACCAAGCCGGTTCATACCGGCGATGACACCTACACATTCACGACAGATAGCGGCCATGTCGTGCAAACCATCTACGATGACGGCGGCACCGACACGCTCGATGCATCCGGTTTGACGACAGCGGTCACGCTCAATCTCAATCCCGCCGCGCCCGGCACGCTCAGTTCGGTCGGTCTTATCCCGGCAGGTCTTGCTGCGATTGATAATTTGTCACTCGGATTAAATGCAGTGATCGAAAACGCCATCGGCGGCTCCGGTAACGATAAGCTGACCGGAAATAGCGCCAATAATACGTTGATCGGGAATAACGGCAACGACACGCTGATCGGGCGATTAGGCAGCGATAGCATGACCGGTGGTGAAGGTTCCGATATCTTCGGGCTATCCAGTGTCGGTTTCTATACGTTTCAGGATTTCGTTCCGGGCGTGGATAAAGTGGCGTTCGATACCGGACTGGGGGTTGCAGACTATACGCAACTATCACCGTATATCACCAGCATCGATGCACAGGGCGATGACATCGTGGTGCACTTTGTCAGCGACATTGCCAGCATCACGTTTGTCGGGGTGCTGCAGCAATCGACATCGCTTTCAGTCAGCGATGTGGTGTTTCAGGCTTTGTAA
- a CDS encoding ABC transporter ATP-binding protein yields the protein MTTAIEVRQVHKHFGALHALNNIDLEINTGEFFALLGPNGAGKTTLINIIAGLTLASSGSVRVMGHDVIAEYREARRMLGVVPQELVFDPFFTVRETLMFQSGYFGLKKNNSWIDEIIHHLDLSDKADTNMRSLSGGMKRRVLVAQALVHKPPVIILDEPTAGVDVELRQSLWRFIKRLNHNGHTIVLTTHYLEEAEALCNRVAMLKNGSIIVLDNVRNLISNIAGYRIRLQLSPDTLPVALQPLTISHDQGYYVLAIEEYFQLENVMAVLRATQTQVLELQILQPDLEQVFVKIMRGAENQELASV from the coding sequence ATGACTACGGCAATCGAAGTCAGGCAGGTGCACAAGCATTTCGGTGCATTGCATGCCTTGAACAACATTGATCTCGAAATCAATACCGGCGAATTCTTTGCTTTGCTGGGTCCCAATGGAGCGGGAAAGACGACGCTGATCAATATCATCGCAGGTCTTACCCTTGCCAGCAGCGGCAGTGTCAGGGTAATGGGACATGATGTCATCGCCGAGTATCGTGAGGCACGTCGCATGCTAGGCGTGGTGCCGCAGGAGTTGGTATTTGATCCGTTCTTTACCGTTCGGGAAACGCTTATGTTTCAATCCGGCTATTTCGGCCTAAAGAAGAATAACAGCTGGATAGACGAGATAATCCACCATCTCGACCTTTCCGATAAGGCCGATACCAACATGCGTTCGTTGTCCGGCGGCATGAAGCGGCGTGTTTTGGTAGCTCAGGCATTGGTTCACAAACCCCCGGTAATCATTTTGGATGAACCCACCGCAGGTGTGGACGTGGAATTGCGCCAGTCCCTGTGGCGCTTCATTAAGCGATTAAACCACAACGGTCATACCATTGTGCTCACTACGCATTATCTCGAAGAAGCAGAGGCTTTATGCAACCGCGTGGCAATGCTCAAAAATGGCAGTATCATCGTGCTCGATAACGTCAGAAATCTCATCAGCAACATCGCTGGATACCGGATACGACTCCAGTTATCTCCTGATACCCTTCCGGTAGCTTTACAGCCATTGACGATCAGTCATGACCAAGGCTACTACGTTCTGGCAATCGAGGAATACTTCCAGCTTGAAAATGTGATGGCCGTATTACGCGCGACCCAGACCCAAGTCCTGGAACTACAGATATTGCAGCCAGATCTTGAGCAAGTGTTCGTAAAAATCATGCGTGGCGCAGAGAATCAGGAATTGGCATCGGTATGA
- the gshB gene encoding glutathione synthase — MKLAFILDQLDSIKTYKDSSFAMMREAGTRHHQIFTLQQGDLAWKGAQTVGFARELELTGKDGDGHRWYWTKEPEEIPLQEFDAVLMRKDPPFNMEYVYTTYLLELAESQGARIFNSPRAIRDHNEKLAIAKFPQFTPPTLVTRQEALIRDFLNEHRDIVLKPLDGMGGASVFRIHGADHNMSVILETLTHYGTRTIMAQRYIPDIAQGDKRILLIAGEPVPYSLARIPKPGETRGNLNAGGIGVAQQLTRRDREIAEALGPVLYDAGLMLVGLDVIGDYLTEINVTSPTCMQEIADQTGFNSAKMLVNALESRIAERYATAIPSVETEFSS, encoded by the coding sequence ATGAAACTTGCCTTTATTCTCGACCAGCTGGATTCCATCAAAACTTATAAGGATTCGAGCTTTGCCATGATGCGTGAAGCGGGGACCCGCCATCATCAAATATTTACCCTGCAACAAGGCGACTTGGCATGGAAAGGCGCGCAAACCGTGGGGTTTGCGCGCGAATTGGAGTTAACCGGCAAGGATGGCGATGGACACCGCTGGTACTGGACAAAGGAGCCGGAGGAAATCCCGCTGCAGGAATTCGATGCTGTTTTGATGCGTAAGGACCCGCCATTTAACATGGAATATGTCTACACCACTTATCTGCTGGAATTGGCGGAAAGTCAGGGGGCACGTATCTTCAATAGTCCACGGGCGATACGCGATCATAATGAAAAACTTGCCATTGCCAAGTTTCCGCAATTTACCCCACCTACCCTGGTGACCCGGCAGGAAGCTCTGATTCGCGATTTTCTGAACGAACACCGCGACATTGTGCTCAAGCCGCTCGACGGCATGGGAGGAGCCAGCGTATTTCGCATTCACGGTGCCGATCACAACATGAGCGTAATCCTGGAAACCCTTACGCACTATGGCACACGCACAATCATGGCTCAGCGGTACATTCCCGATATCGCTCAGGGTGATAAACGCATCCTGCTGATCGCCGGAGAACCGGTGCCTTACTCGCTTGCACGCATTCCCAAGCCTGGCGAAACACGCGGCAATCTTAACGCAGGTGGGATAGGTGTTGCGCAGCAACTTACCCGGCGGGATCGCGAAATCGCTGAAGCGCTTGGTCCCGTGCTATACGATGCAGGATTGATGCTGGTGGGGCTGGATGTGATTGGTGATTATCTCACTGAGATAAATGTTACCAGTCCTACCTGCATGCAGGAGATTGCCGATCAGACTGGGTTCAACTCGGCGAAAATGCTGGTGAATGCGCTGGAAAGCCGTATCGCCGAGCGATACGCAACGGCCATTCCTTCGGTTGAAACGGAGTTTTCTTCATGA
- a CDS encoding LysR family transcriptional regulator: MQDLNDLYYYVQAVDHGGFAPAGRVLGMPKSKLSRRIAKLEERLGVRLIQRSTRHFAVTEAGQNYYLHCKAMLVEAEAAQEAIDTLKNEPRGVIRMTCPIPLVNAYVGGMLADFMVCYPHVMVQMETTNRRVDLVSESLDVALRVRHPPLQDSDLVMRILADRSQCLVASPILVQQLGFPATPAALSNWPSLSLGGILQQTHNWVLHGPDGTQATIHHTPRFVTTDMIALRDAAVAGVGVVELPVIAVRDQLTAGLLVRLVPDWAPRRVIIHAVFPSRRGLLPSVRALIDFLAQRFETLHDD, from the coding sequence ATGCAAGACCTGAATGACCTCTACTACTATGTCCAGGCCGTGGATCATGGCGGTTTTGCTCCGGCAGGCCGAGTGCTGGGCATGCCGAAGTCGAAGCTCAGCCGCCGCATCGCCAAGCTGGAAGAGCGCTTGGGTGTGCGCCTGATCCAGCGCTCAACACGTCACTTTGCGGTTACCGAGGCCGGACAGAACTATTACCTGCATTGCAAGGCGATGCTGGTGGAAGCCGAGGCGGCTCAGGAAGCAATAGACACACTAAAAAATGAGCCCCGCGGTGTAATCCGGATGACATGCCCCATCCCGCTGGTGAATGCTTATGTGGGAGGAATGCTGGCCGATTTCATGGTGTGCTACCCGCATGTCATGGTGCAGATGGAAACGACTAACCGTCGTGTCGATCTGGTCAGCGAGTCACTGGATGTTGCCCTTCGCGTGCGCCACCCACCATTGCAGGACAGTGATCTGGTTATGCGCATCCTGGCTGATCGAAGCCAATGTCTGGTGGCCAGCCCTATCCTTGTCCAACAGCTCGGTTTTCCTGCAACACCTGCTGCTTTGAGCAACTGGCCGAGTCTAAGCCTAGGAGGGATCCTGCAACAAACGCATAACTGGGTGCTGCATGGACCCGATGGCACACAAGCAACAATTCATCACACGCCACGCTTCGTGACAACGGACATGATTGCGCTTAGAGATGCTGCTGTGGCCGGTGTTGGCGTAGTAGAGCTGCCAGTGATTGCGGTACGAGACCAGCTGACGGCTGGTTTATTGGTCAGGCTGGTACCCGACTGGGCGCCACGCCGGGTAATCATTCATGCGGTGTTTCCGTCCCGTCGCGGTCTTCTGCCTTCCGTGCGGGCGTTAATTGATTTTCTCGCACAACGTTTCGAGACGCTGCATGACGACTAG
- the gshA gene encoding glutamate--cysteine ligase, with protein MSRRSSCNNRITTINESLQPLLIHGLKGIEKESLRINQEGSISLLPHPSQLGAALTHPNITTDFSEALLELITPALSDGTEMLNYLADLHKYVCTNINDELLLTASMPVGDLRDPAIPIAEYGPSNVGRMKHIYRQGLSYRYGRCMQVIAGIHFNYSLPEPFWPQYQHFMKHASDLQSFTTQTYMRMIRNLQRYGWLILYLFGSSPAVAKSFVESRQSAHSRTLEKFDETSYYKPYATSLRMSEIGYLNPVQSVFHISFNSIDDYIRDLSRATTMSHLGYEKIGAKVGDQYRQLNTHFLQIENEYYTSVRPKQPTRPNERPLQALGNRGVQYIEIRSVDVDMFESTGISIETTRFLEALSLFCLFQPNAGHDLKLHDEISNNVLTVANRGRDPKLKLLDNGHEVPLRQWALILCEQMREICEILDNGNANTPYTRALLQQIEKIHHPELTASARMLSAMRTQKMSVTELALQKSHEYTRYFRKSALDAAIKRNFDFQVKTSLAQQKQLDATNEIPFDKYLSNYFSQDVSASIIHSQILPKNLPDRKIETAAQ; from the coding sequence ATGTCAAGACGATCATCTTGTAACAATCGCATTACAACCATCAACGAATCACTTCAACCCTTATTAATTCATGGCTTGAAAGGTATCGAAAAAGAAAGTCTCCGAATTAATCAGGAGGGATCAATATCATTGTTACCTCATCCGAGTCAGCTTGGAGCCGCGCTGACTCATCCGAATATAACAACTGATTTCTCTGAAGCATTACTTGAATTGATCACACCAGCATTATCAGATGGAACGGAAATGCTGAATTACTTGGCGGACTTGCATAAATATGTCTGTACAAATATCAATGACGAATTATTGCTGACGGCAAGTATGCCTGTTGGTGATTTGCGGGATCCGGCAATTCCCATTGCCGAGTATGGTCCATCCAATGTCGGGAGGATGAAGCACATCTACCGTCAGGGTTTAAGCTATCGTTACGGCCGTTGCATGCAGGTTATCGCCGGAATCCATTTCAACTACTCGCTTCCCGAGCCATTTTGGCCCCAATACCAGCATTTCATGAAGCATGCCAGCGATCTGCAATCGTTCACAACGCAGACATATATGAGAATGATCAGAAACTTGCAGCGTTATGGTTGGCTTATCTTGTATTTATTTGGTTCGTCCCCGGCAGTCGCCAAAAGCTTTGTCGAAAGCCGTCAGTCGGCGCATTCCCGCACCTTGGAAAAGTTCGATGAAACCTCCTATTACAAACCTTACGCGACCTCTTTGAGGATGAGCGAGATCGGCTATCTGAATCCAGTTCAATCGGTGTTTCATATTTCCTTTAATAGCATTGATGACTATATACGGGACTTGAGCAGGGCAACAACGATGTCTCATCTCGGATACGAGAAGATCGGAGCAAAGGTGGGCGACCAGTACCGGCAACTGAATACCCATTTCCTGCAAATCGAGAATGAGTATTACACTTCGGTGCGGCCGAAACAGCCGACGCGACCGAATGAGAGGCCGCTTCAAGCACTGGGAAATCGAGGGGTGCAATATATTGAAATACGCTCCGTGGATGTTGATATGTTTGAATCGACGGGCATTTCGATCGAAACAACGCGCTTTCTTGAAGCATTGAGTCTTTTCTGTCTATTCCAGCCCAATGCGGGGCATGACCTGAAGCTGCATGACGAGATCAGTAATAACGTATTGACAGTGGCCAATCGAGGCAGGGATCCGAAGCTGAAGCTACTGGACAACGGTCATGAAGTCCCACTGCGGCAGTGGGCGCTGATACTATGCGAGCAGATGCGAGAGATCTGTGAGATCCTGGATAACGGTAATGCCAATACACCCTATACCCGCGCATTGCTCCAGCAGATCGAAAAAATTCACCATCCCGAGTTGACGGCTTCAGCAAGGATGCTTTCAGCCATGCGTACGCAAAAGATGTCAGTTACCGAGCTGGCATTACAAAAATCCCATGAATACACTCGTTATTTCCGGAAGTCCGCGCTAGATGCTGCAATAAAGAGGAATTTTGATTTCCAGGTCAAGACATCGCTGGCGCAACAGAAACAGCTCGATGCAACGAATGAGATCCCTTTCGATAAATATCTGAGCAATTATTTCTCGCAAGACGTCTCAGCCAGCATCATCCATTCCCAGATCTTGCCTAAAAACTTGCCTGACCGGAAGATCGAAACTGCTGCGCAATGA
- a CDS encoding ABC transporter permease, which translates to MNGFLTLLYKELLRFWKVGFQTLFAPILSTLLYLLIFSHVLEEQARVSPSVTYTVFLIPGLVIMAMLQNAFANSSSSLIQSTVSGNHIFMLLSPLSYQEIFTAYVLASVVRGLIVGLGIYVVAVSFFELPLYSFAWVFAFALMGTALLGALGIIAGIWAEKFEHLAALQNFAILPLTFLSGVFYTISSLPAFWRGLSYLNPFFYMVDGFRYGFFRSSEVSPYLSLGILMVCFLAVSWWTLRMLKTGYKIRK; encoded by the coding sequence ATGAATGGATTTCTTACACTACTCTATAAAGAACTGCTACGATTTTGGAAAGTCGGATTCCAGACCTTATTTGCTCCCATACTGTCTACCTTGCTCTATCTGCTGATTTTTTCTCACGTATTGGAAGAACAAGCGCGGGTATCTCCAAGTGTGACCTATACAGTTTTTCTGATTCCAGGACTGGTGATAATGGCTATGTTGCAGAATGCTTTCGCCAACTCCTCATCAAGCCTGATTCAATCGACGGTCTCGGGCAATCACATCTTCATGCTGTTATCGCCGCTTTCCTACCAGGAAATATTCACTGCTTATGTGCTGGCATCGGTAGTTCGTGGGCTGATTGTAGGGCTGGGTATTTACGTGGTGGCGGTGAGTTTTTTTGAACTTCCCCTGTACTCGTTCGCATGGGTATTCGCATTTGCCTTGATGGGCACTGCGTTACTGGGCGCCTTAGGCATCATTGCGGGAATCTGGGCGGAAAAATTTGAGCACCTTGCTGCGTTGCAAAACTTTGCCATCCTGCCACTGACATTTTTGTCGGGCGTTTTCTATACGATCTCCTCGTTACCTGCATTTTGGCGAGGATTATCGTATCTGAATCCGTTTTTCTACATGGTGGATGGATTTCGCTACGGTTTCTTTCGCTCCTCAGAAGTTTCACCATACCTCAGCCTTGGGATTCTGATGGTATGTTTCCTGGCAGTATCGTGGTGGACATTGCGAATGTTGAAAACAGGATACAAAATCCGAAAATGA
- a CDS encoding Lon protease family protein has protein sequence MTANIPLQPQRLRHACDPGQFTFQTTADLPDLTEIIGQARAMDAVRFGSNIRREGYNLFVLGSPGMGRHTLVQQFLDSKASKEAEPPDWCYLNNFTQPHKPKALKLPSGKGEALRAHMARLVDYLRSAIPVQFESEEYRSRISAIQQEYNERQERDIAELEAEAEKKEIILLRTPEGFALAPSRNREAIPPDEYDKLPQERKDQIETDVAELQAHLEKILARLPQRRRERSERIKQLNHDIMLSSIAHMLNELREIYAGLPDVLDFFDAVQQDMVLHVDDFRKPDESVNISGMTVVTHQTFNNYQVNVLSSNHQKPGAPIVYEDNPTYSNLVGRVEHIAQFGALVTHFTLIKPGALHQANGGYLLLDIRKVLMQPFAWEGLKRALQARTIDIESLGQIYSLVSTVSLEPEPVPLDVKVILFGDRLFYYLLQQYDPEFSELFKVAADFEETIGRTAESHFLYAQLIGTVAHKEGLLPYDRFAVARVIEYSARQAGDAEKLSMHMRSIADLLRESDYWARAANHDTVLASDVQQAIDAQIRRQDRIRDRLYEAIQRDILMIGTQGAVTGQVNGLAVIELGGFAFAQPTRITATSRLGKGDLINIEREVKLSGATHSKGVFILSSFLAARYAKNQPLALSASLAFEQSYGMIDGDSASLAELCALLSNLADVPINQSLAVTGSINQLGQVQAIGAVNEKIEGFFDICNARGLTGTQGVLIPAANVQHLMLHQNVVDAAAAGQFHVYAVENIDQAITLLTGLPAGEADTHGGYPEGSINYRVAARLTELNSISQSYQGNKPH, from the coding sequence ATGACCGCTAATATTCCTCTGCAACCGCAACGGCTACGTCATGCCTGCGACCCCGGTCAATTCACGTTTCAGACCACGGCGGACTTACCGGACTTAACGGAGATCATCGGCCAAGCACGCGCCATGGATGCGGTGCGTTTCGGTTCGAACATTCGCCGGGAAGGTTACAATCTTTTTGTCCTGGGCTCACCCGGGATGGGCCGGCACACCCTAGTGCAGCAGTTTCTCGACAGCAAAGCCAGCAAGGAAGCGGAACCGCCGGATTGGTGCTATCTCAATAACTTTACCCAGCCGCACAAACCGAAAGCGCTCAAATTGCCATCCGGCAAAGGGGAAGCATTGCGTGCGCATATGGCACGGCTGGTGGATTATTTGCGCAGCGCCATTCCCGTGCAGTTTGAAAGCGAGGAATACCGGAGCAGGATCAGTGCAATACAGCAAGAATACAATGAACGGCAGGAACGCGATATCGCGGAATTAGAAGCGGAAGCCGAAAAAAAAGAGATTATCCTGCTGCGTACGCCGGAAGGGTTTGCGCTGGCACCGAGCCGCAATCGCGAAGCCATTCCACCGGATGAATACGATAAGCTGCCTCAGGAAAGAAAAGATCAGATCGAGACCGATGTTGCGGAATTGCAAGCCCATCTGGAAAAAATTCTGGCTCGCTTGCCGCAACGCCGCCGCGAGCGCAGTGAGCGTATCAAGCAGTTGAATCACGATATTATGCTATCCAGCATTGCGCATATGCTCAACGAGTTGCGCGAAATCTATGCCGGTTTACCCGATGTGCTGGATTTCTTCGATGCCGTACAGCAAGACATGGTGCTGCATGTCGATGATTTCCGCAAACCGGATGAATCCGTCAACATTTCCGGCATGACCGTCGTCACTCATCAAACATTCAACAATTATCAGGTGAATGTGCTGAGCTCGAATCATCAGAAACCGGGAGCGCCCATCGTCTATGAAGATAATCCGACCTACAGCAACCTGGTAGGACGGGTGGAACATATTGCCCAGTTTGGCGCGCTGGTCACTCATTTCACTTTGATCAAACCCGGCGCGTTGCATCAGGCCAACGGCGGCTACTTGCTGCTGGATATCCGTAAAGTGCTGATGCAGCCGTTTGCCTGGGAAGGTCTGAAACGCGCACTGCAAGCCCGCACGATTGATATCGAATCACTGGGGCAGATTTACAGCCTGGTCAGCACCGTATCACTCGAACCGGAGCCGGTTCCGCTGGATGTCAAAGTGATCTTATTCGGCGACCGGTTATTTTATTACCTGTTGCAACAATACGATCCGGAGTTCAGCGAGTTATTCAAAGTCGCCGCGGATTTCGAAGAGACCATCGGACGGACCGCCGAGAGTCACTTCCTGTACGCGCAATTGATCGGCACTGTAGCGCACAAGGAAGGATTGCTGCCTTACGACCGCTTCGCAGTTGCCCGCGTGATCGAATACAGCGCGCGCCAAGCGGGTGATGCGGAGAAACTGTCCATGCACATGCGCAGCATCGCGGATTTACTACGCGAATCCGATTACTGGGCGCGCGCAGCCAATCATGACACCGTGCTGGCCAGTGATGTGCAGCAGGCAATCGACGCGCAGATCCGCCGTCAGGATCGCATCAGAGACCGGCTATACGAGGCGATTCAGCGCGACATCCTGATGATCGGCACGCAAGGTGCGGTAACCGGGCAAGTCAACGGTCTTGCGGTTATCGAACTCGGCGGCTTCGCCTTTGCGCAACCCACCCGGATTACCGCCACCAGCCGCTTGGGCAAAGGGGATTTGATCAATATTGAGCGCGAGGTCAAGCTCTCCGGGGCCACTCACTCCAAAGGCGTGTTCATTCTTTCTTCTTTTCTGGCCGCGCGTTACGCCAAGAATCAACCGTTGGCGCTATCCGCCAGCCTGGCGTTTGAGCAGTCGTACGGCATGATCGATGGCGATAGCGCATCGCTGGCGGAATTATGCGCATTGCTTTCCAATCTGGCGGATGTGCCGATCAACCAATCGCTGGCCGTGACCGGCTCGATCAATCAATTGGGTCAAGTTCAAGCTATTGGCGCAGTGAACGAAAAAATCGAAGGTTTCTTTGACATCTGCAACGCACGCGGATTGACCGGCACGCAAGGCGTATTGATTCCCGCAGCCAATGTCCAGCATCTGATGCTGCACCAGAATGTCGTCGATGCCGCAGCGGCAGGGCAATTTCACGTGTATGCGGTGGAAAATATCGATCAAGCCATTACGCTGCTGACCGGTTTACCGGCGGGAGAAGCGGATACCCATGGCGGATATCCCGAAGGAAGTATTAATTACCGGGTAGCGGCACGATTAACGGAGCTCAACAGCATCAGCCAGTCGTATCAAGGAAACAAACCGCACTAA
- a CDS encoding glutathione S-transferase family protein, which yields MSTQSNVERTLYGFWLSPYMSQVAHVLSESGLPYRYERVSPFQGSTLTPEHLERNPLGKIPSLRDVNGVDIGESHAICRYLAKIYPEVQKFYPIDDPLLCAQVDAKNDFITFSIAGPFFNWFVISGYFPKAWKLKVDKEAHIYNLFSVLLSKLWLSRLVNGSKMDPFLLGKEPFLPDFQLFYTLELSQMFSELFEIPEMHLFRDDPVLQKFYDAMCERPSTREILAAKELELEVTKKELYGGFGAAYLDKHIDKRVLEGLLGREV from the coding sequence ATGTCCACACAATCAAATGTCGAACGCACGCTGTACGGATTCTGGCTCTCACCTTATATGAGCCAGGTTGCGCACGTCCTCTCGGAATCTGGTCTACCTTATCGCTATGAACGAGTGTCTCCGTTTCAAGGGAGCACGCTCACGCCAGAACACTTAGAAAGAAACCCTCTTGGAAAAATTCCCAGTCTTAGGGATGTCAATGGTGTTGATATTGGGGAAAGTCACGCTATTTGTCGTTATCTCGCGAAAATCTACCCAGAAGTGCAAAAGTTTTACCCTATTGATGATCCTTTGCTCTGCGCACAGGTCGATGCCAAGAATGACTTCATCACTTTCTCCATAGCAGGCCCATTCTTCAACTGGTTCGTTATCAGCGGATATTTTCCAAAAGCTTGGAAACTCAAGGTTGATAAAGAAGCCCATATTTATAATCTTTTTTCTGTCTTACTGAGCAAATTGTGGCTATCCCGGCTAGTTAATGGCTCGAAAATGGATCCGTTCCTACTTGGCAAAGAACCTTTTCTGCCAGATTTTCAGTTGTTCTATACACTCGAGCTTAGCCAAATGTTTTCTGAATTGTTCGAAATACCCGAAATGCATCTATTTCGAGACGATCCAGTATTGCAGAAGTTTTACGATGCTATGTGTGAACGTCCTTCTACTCGAGAAATACTAGCGGCCAAAGAATTGGAGCTGGAGGTTACGAAGAAGGAACTCTACGGTGGATTTGGTGCGGCCTACCTTGACAAGCATATCGACAAACGAGTTCTTGAAGGACTACTCGGACGTGAAGTCTAA